The proteins below come from a single Deinococcus multiflagellatus genomic window:
- a CDS encoding VirB4 family type IV secretion system protein yields MFNLVKSRSPKSERHGPEPRSSVSAARAFSAKGANLTRELTYLGLRKGICFNRDGSVEFGVRLFPLSPGRVAFDDRVGYRQRLHRAIIGTLPTGSRIRTYTVSSQAGPDSVQRFLTHGGHTENVLLRQLCLSRDERIETLQRRDMLSDVRTFLTVSIPGLPKVKNAPYLDSVMKDLIPDILDLRQDLSHQIYSAGIYNIELQTAGVFREIYGYFNKSIAPAGMPTYSSVLDQRRLEDLDDHTLFSNSIREQVACTSLDHSNDGYLVMDNRFITTVSMWKAGEGTDPGITEKVLTALAGRDYVLMNEFLIEDPADQRAKINEQLDTMTYEAEALGAGRETTQRIASGQDVLSQLESGEVTGRWASALILSAEDPKALHRLKLDAVGVYRQLEGITPIVGDAQNLDIFLDCAPFNGAQHPYHSKAYGSNAIDFIPLVGSWSGKMRPLLTLRNAFGGLTGINPTEGVSKYGVIVVAGPGAGKTHLVHTVLSAAAAVDNARTITIDMKDGYIPLYELLGGSDGKASTILEFGPGATTSDGRPLCVNLFDLPPEHAQPQPDKFATILQVLRLLKIVTNPTRETLARNAVEQFYSFYSEPIPVALQEDYLKAYEDERQLLAELHMPELREAPTTRYTNEGTLSDFHRILRNMNQLKTEGIRPEVKQEQLAMAMELEPYLNAPGGLTTDIGRFLDGQTNATLTADHTYIRAGRMDSDPIIKSIGLLLINELIWNTARNNPDGRWTYVNNEEVGALCMMEGGRDQVRRQYKLGREFGLVPIAVTQEPADIEALSGLSNGASTFLFGELSADEIEKTVRAFNLTPAVAEQIRNLGGKLGVYREFVAVNAGENSQIDAIRGALYTSELEMMLFSSHKDDKARRDQMRRQLGNGSHLEASLAMLDKGA; encoded by the coding sequence ATGTTCAATTTGGTCAAATCACGTTCTCCCAAATCCGAACGACACGGACCTGAGCCGCGGTCCAGTGTCAGCGCGGCCCGCGCATTTAGTGCCAAAGGTGCCAACCTCACAAGGGAGCTGACCTATCTGGGGCTGCGCAAAGGCATCTGCTTCAACCGGGATGGCTCGGTCGAATTTGGCGTGCGCCTGTTTCCCCTGTCGCCCGGCCGCGTGGCGTTCGATGACCGGGTGGGCTACCGGCAAAGGCTGCACCGGGCCATCATCGGCACGCTGCCCACCGGCAGCCGCATTCGCACCTACACCGTCAGTTCACAAGCTGGCCCAGACAGCGTCCAGCGCTTTTTAACGCATGGTGGACACACAGAGAACGTGCTCCTGCGGCAACTGTGCCTCAGCCGCGACGAGCGCATTGAGACGTTGCAGCGCCGGGACATGCTCAGTGACGTCCGCACCTTCTTGACCGTCTCTATTCCTGGCCTCCCCAAAGTGAAGAACGCGCCGTACCTCGACAGTGTCATGAAAGACCTTATTCCTGACATCCTGGATCTGCGCCAGGACCTCAGCCATCAGATTTACAGCGCCGGCATCTACAACATTGAGCTGCAAACGGCGGGCGTCTTCCGCGAGATATACGGCTACTTCAACAAGAGTATCGCTCCTGCGGGCATGCCCACCTACAGCAGTGTGTTGGACCAGCGCCGCTTGGAGGACCTGGACGACCACACCCTTTTTAGCAACTCGATTCGGGAACAGGTGGCGTGCACGTCACTGGACCACAGCAACGACGGGTACCTCGTCATGGATAACCGGTTTATCACCACGGTCAGTATGTGGAAGGCCGGTGAGGGCACAGATCCAGGGATCACGGAAAAGGTGCTCACGGCCCTGGCTGGCCGGGATTACGTGCTGATGAACGAATTCCTGATCGAAGACCCCGCCGATCAACGGGCCAAGATCAATGAGCAGCTGGACACCATGACCTACGAAGCCGAGGCCCTGGGCGCCGGGCGCGAAACCACCCAGCGCATCGCGTCGGGTCAGGATGTGCTCAGCCAGCTGGAATCCGGTGAGGTGACGGGACGCTGGGCCAGCGCGCTGATTCTTTCGGCGGAAGATCCGAAGGCGCTGCACCGCCTCAAGCTGGATGCGGTCGGGGTTTACCGGCAGCTCGAAGGCATCACCCCCATCGTGGGGGACGCCCAGAACCTGGATATCTTTCTCGACTGCGCCCCGTTTAACGGCGCCCAGCATCCCTATCACTCCAAGGCGTACGGCAGCAACGCGATTGACTTTATTCCGCTGGTGGGGTCCTGGAGCGGCAAGATGCGTCCACTGCTGACCCTCCGCAACGCGTTTGGTGGCCTCACTGGCATCAATCCAACCGAAGGGGTCAGCAAATATGGGGTCATTGTGGTGGCCGGGCCAGGAGCAGGTAAAACGCACCTGGTGCACACCGTGCTGAGCGCGGCCGCCGCCGTTGACAATGCCCGCACCATCACCATTGACATGAAGGATGGGTACATTCCGCTGTATGAGCTGCTGGGCGGCTCGGATGGAAAAGCCAGCACCATCTTGGAATTTGGCCCTGGCGCGACGACGTCAGACGGCCGGCCTTTGTGCGTCAACCTGTTTGATCTGCCCCCTGAACACGCCCAGCCTCAGCCAGACAAGTTTGCGACCATCCTGCAGGTTCTTCGCCTCCTGAAGATTGTGACCAATCCGACCCGTGAGACATTGGCCCGAAACGCGGTAGAGCAGTTTTACTCGTTTTACAGCGAGCCGATTCCGGTGGCGCTTCAGGAGGATTACCTCAAGGCCTACGAAGACGAGCGCCAGCTGCTGGCGGAGCTTCACATGCCTGAACTGCGCGAGGCACCAACCACCCGCTACACCAACGAAGGCACCTTGAGCGACTTCCACCGCATCCTGCGCAACATGAACCAGCTCAAAACGGAAGGCATTCGGCCGGAGGTCAAGCAGGAGCAACTGGCGATGGCCATGGAATTGGAGCCCTATCTCAATGCGCCAGGGGGCCTGACCACAGACATCGGCCGCTTTTTGGATGGTCAGACCAACGCCACGTTGACGGCAGATCACACCTACATCCGGGCCGGCCGGATGGACAGCGACCCCATCATCAAAAGCATCGGTCTCCTGTTGATCAACGAGTTGATCTGGAACACGGCCCGGAACAATCCGGACGGCCGCTGGACCTATGTGAACAACGAGGAAGTGGGCGCGCTGTGCATGATGGAAGGCGGCAGGGACCAGGTGCGCCGTCAGTACAAGCTGGGCCGAGAATTCGGCCTGGTGCCGATTGCGGTGACGCAGGAGCCAGCTGACATTGAGGCCCTCTCTGGCCTGAGCAACGGCGCGAGCACCTTTTTGTTCGGTGAACTCAGCGCAGATGAAATTGAGAAAACAGTTCGCGCGTTCAACCTTACCCCTGCAGTCGCCGAGCAGATTCGCAATCTGGGCGGCAAATTGGGCGTCTACCGCGAGTTCGTTGCTGTCAATGCCGGGGAAAACTCCCAGATTGACGCGATTCGGGGCGCCCTCTACACCTCTGAACTCGAAATGATGCTGTTCAGCTCACACAAAGACGACAAGGCGCGGCGTGACCAGATGCGCCGCCAACTCGGCAACGGTTCTCACCTGGAGGCCAGCCTCGCCATGCTGGACAAAGGAGCTTAA
- a CDS encoding type IV secretory system conjugative DNA transfer family protein: protein MTQPTEALKPVMPRRNGDTLSMLLIGAIIFGGYVAYRAAEAAAQLLQYLRHIHFAERFGLDATLVGTAAMRCWSDAPCQAWLKGAFFQLFSPWQLLILLLIPLPAVLMAFRPKADKYAHRPPGSARWATMNDVPQLAPEADQAASGNPHAGYLGNLVQDDPAKPYAQLFPLLCPLDEWCQNVLVQGGVGSGKTTSVFQNYGMSAAHLGHTVIAVDTKWPQRDSGLRELIGYWHAMGRDVVLFAPFEPNSVKLDVTGDLATFDAALRYSDTVMPPPEFRDEPGQHYKQLERRVLAALGQANSRTGGTQGDLLNRAMDPPREITDWIASLQDPMLNKIINSATSRGEKDFADSMTGIITALRVFFNEHVARATTPGQPHETIDLEACFRRPTLIYVALNQEDMLDGSGTILLRLFMRRVIEAIFRVARSTPTGKLPHPTTFAMDEQPSYGRLNYLMRISATMRSYNMAIMFGLQSSAQGKLVYGADYWAAISENVITRRIAFPRGLTGEDAKDISARLGMTTNLGLSINVSEGRNGEDDRYSAGSRLERQPLLAPEEFSTFKIGEAVIISSQHPPIRSIFTPIAYAEVKHPRVKPGTPNWLHEVFYKDMAARLPEGVSLSGYTDQLIARGTFHRLPPHLQMKGEELAPGLTRGAGAAAVQQQFSSWLGHCMAEQVDIALVHNGVRPEPIIQIGLDSLEEHRELAQGAPFYEAAGLLRRVDASRGLQLTREARGQLAPEVIDQLHEAADLTPVQRYLRTRGAFIEGHPARDAVPEAAREDPVGILRESQGLLLVQSTQLNVMWPKRRPSFPKERVGTKHYSVIPYRDAAALRAVVQGNEPALQPAPPSEAPLFPAAGS, encoded by the coding sequence GTGACCCAGCCGACAGAAGCCCTCAAGCCCGTCATGCCCCGCCGCAACGGCGATACCCTCAGCATGCTGCTGATCGGCGCGATCATCTTCGGAGGCTACGTGGCCTACCGGGCTGCCGAGGCCGCCGCGCAGCTGCTGCAATACCTCCGGCACATTCACTTCGCGGAGCGGTTTGGCCTGGACGCCACCTTGGTGGGCACCGCAGCGATGAGGTGTTGGAGCGACGCGCCGTGTCAAGCCTGGTTGAAAGGGGCCTTCTTTCAGCTGTTCTCGCCGTGGCAGCTCCTGATTCTGCTGCTGATCCCGCTGCCGGCCGTCCTGATGGCGTTCCGGCCCAAAGCAGACAAATACGCCCACCGGCCCCCCGGCAGCGCCCGGTGGGCCACGATGAACGACGTGCCGCAATTGGCACCTGAAGCCGACCAGGCAGCCAGCGGCAACCCCCACGCCGGTTATCTCGGCAATCTGGTGCAGGACGACCCGGCCAAGCCCTACGCCCAACTGTTTCCGCTCCTGTGCCCGCTCGACGAGTGGTGCCAGAACGTGCTCGTGCAAGGGGGCGTCGGCTCCGGCAAGACGACGAGTGTCTTTCAGAACTACGGCATGTCGGCGGCGCACCTGGGGCACACCGTCATTGCGGTGGATACGAAGTGGCCTCAGCGTGACAGCGGGCTGCGGGAACTGATCGGGTACTGGCACGCGATGGGCCGGGATGTGGTGCTGTTCGCGCCGTTTGAACCCAACAGCGTCAAGCTGGACGTGACAGGTGATCTGGCGACGTTTGACGCGGCGCTGCGCTACAGCGACACCGTCATGCCGCCCCCTGAATTCCGCGATGAACCTGGGCAGCATTACAAGCAACTGGAACGCCGGGTGCTGGCCGCGCTGGGACAGGCGAACAGCCGGACCGGCGGCACCCAGGGCGACCTGCTCAACCGGGCCATGGACCCGCCCCGCGAGATCACCGACTGGATTGCCAGCCTGCAAGATCCCATGCTGAACAAGATCATCAACAGCGCCACGAGCCGTGGCGAGAAGGATTTTGCGGACAGCATGACCGGGATCATCACCGCTCTGCGGGTGTTTTTCAATGAACACGTGGCCCGCGCCACCACGCCTGGACAGCCCCACGAGACGATTGATCTGGAGGCCTGTTTCCGGCGGCCCACGCTGATCTACGTGGCGCTGAACCAGGAAGACATGCTGGACGGTAGCGGCACTATCCTGCTGCGCCTGTTCATGCGCCGCGTCATTGAAGCGATCTTCCGGGTGGCCCGCAGCACACCGACCGGCAAACTCCCGCACCCCACCACGTTTGCCATGGATGAGCAGCCCAGTTACGGCCGGCTGAATTACCTGATGCGGATTTCAGCCACCATGCGCTCGTACAACATGGCCATCATGTTCGGCCTGCAGAGCTCGGCGCAAGGCAAGCTGGTGTATGGGGCCGACTACTGGGCGGCCATCAGTGAAAACGTCATTACCCGGCGCATCGCCTTTCCGCGTGGCCTGACCGGCGAGGATGCCAAGGACATCAGCGCGCGCCTCGGCATGACCACCAACCTTGGCCTGAGCATCAATGTGAGTGAGGGCCGCAACGGCGAGGATGACCGGTACTCGGCCGGTTCCCGCCTGGAGCGGCAGCCGCTGCTGGCCCCGGAAGAATTCAGCACCTTCAAGATCGGAGAAGCCGTGATTATCAGCTCGCAACACCCCCCGATTCGCTCCATCTTCACCCCCATCGCCTACGCAGAGGTCAAGCATCCTCGCGTGAAGCCCGGGACACCCAACTGGCTGCATGAGGTGTTCTACAAAGACATGGCCGCGCGGCTCCCCGAGGGCGTGAGCCTGAGCGGCTATACCGACCAGCTGATTGCCCGTGGCACCTTTCACCGCCTGCCCCCTCACCTGCAGATGAAGGGGGAAGAGCTGGCGCCGGGACTGACGCGCGGCGCCGGCGCCGCCGCAGTTCAGCAGCAATTCAGCTCCTGGCTGGGCCACTGCATGGCCGAACAGGTGGATATCGCCCTGGTGCACAACGGCGTGCGGCCCGAACCCATTATTCAAATCGGTCTGGACAGCCTGGAAGAGCACCGTGAGCTGGCGCAGGGGGCGCCATTCTATGAGGCCGCCGGGCTGCTGCGGCGTGTTGATGCCAGCCGGGGTCTCCAATTGACGCGGGAAGCGCGGGGCCAGCTCGCCCCTGAAGTGATTGATCAGCTGCATGAAGCGGCGGACCTGACGCCCGTACAGCGCTACCTGCGCACCCGTGGCGCGTTCATCGAGGGGCACCCGGCCAGAGACGCCGTGCCGGAGGCAGCCAGGGAAGATCCCGTCGGCATCTTGCGAGAAAGCCAGGGCCTGCTGCTGGTCCAGAGCACCCAGCTGAACGTCATGTGGCCCAAACGGCGCCCGTCTTTCCCGAAAGAGCGTGTGGGCACCAAGCACTACAGCGTGATTCCGTACCGCGACGCGGCAGCCCTGCGCGCAGTGGTGCAGGGCAATGAGCCAGCGCTCCAGCCCGCCCCTCCGTCCGAGGCGCCCCTCTTCCCGGCGGCTGGCTCGTGA
- a CDS encoding AAA family ATPase gives MRPADPWGSNGVRQESVLLLDVSHNDEYERLLVQLPPDIRAMVEPRIRDVVEIRLPLGQRLEVVYQGKLRVTYPRIIEVRDILMLDGGGAFRKDGRRGVDGALHRIARYTDVSGDVESAQGGKSNFFIIRLGRVLLGIAEPLRDALKRALNGILLIGPPGVGKTTLLRDIIRILQERFGGALLVIDTSLELCGEGDTPHHFLNMAQRLMVGHPTRQKAVIDLAIMNGGADCLLFDEIGYRDDVDLVAFAAGRGLMTVGSVHGHTLQDIINTKALRPLLRLQADGTVDATSQVVFNMAIEVRGQGQLRIYHNVSQSIQDILEGQRPQFEDVAYVPER, from the coding sequence GTGAGACCTGCAGATCCCTGGGGCAGCAACGGCGTTCGCCAGGAGAGCGTCCTGCTGCTCGACGTGAGTCACAACGATGAATACGAGAGGCTACTCGTCCAGCTGCCACCTGACATTCGGGCAATGGTCGAGCCCCGCATTCGGGACGTCGTCGAGATCCGGCTGCCTCTGGGGCAAAGACTGGAAGTGGTCTACCAGGGGAAGTTGCGAGTGACCTACCCGAGAATCATTGAAGTGCGCGACATTCTGATGTTGGACGGCGGGGGGGCGTTTCGCAAGGATGGACGGCGTGGGGTGGACGGCGCCCTACACCGAATCGCCCGGTACACCGATGTCAGTGGCGATGTGGAGAGCGCACAGGGGGGCAAGTCCAACTTCTTTATCATCCGGCTGGGTCGCGTGCTTCTCGGCATTGCCGAACCGTTAAGAGACGCATTGAAGAGGGCGCTGAACGGCATTCTCTTGATCGGTCCTCCCGGTGTCGGCAAGACGACCCTCCTCAGAGACATCATCCGAATCTTGCAGGAGCGGTTTGGAGGCGCCCTCCTGGTCATTGACACCTCACTGGAATTGTGCGGCGAAGGGGACACGCCGCATCACTTTCTGAACATGGCCCAGCGCCTGATGGTCGGCCATCCGACCCGGCAAAAGGCGGTGATTGACCTCGCCATCATGAACGGCGGCGCTGATTGTCTCCTCTTTGACGAGATCGGCTACCGTGACGATGTCGACCTGGTGGCCTTCGCTGCGGGCCGCGGCCTGATGACGGTCGGCAGTGTCCACGGCCATACCCTTCAGGACATCATCAACACGAAGGCGCTGAGGCCACTGCTGAGACTGCAAGCGGACGGCACCGTCGACGCCACCAGCCAAGTTGTTTTCAACATGGCGATTGAGGTTCGTGGACAGGGCCAGCTCCGGATCTATCACAACGTGAGCCAGAGTATTCAGGACATCTTGGAAGGGCAGCGGCCGCAGTTTGAAGATGTCGCGTATGTCCCCGAGCGCTAG
- a CDS encoding phospholipase D-like domain-containing protein, which translates to MKRLALFVLLSGHAGASAPADLIQAAQVQVVAFLPQVQSYDVSEALRQVALRGRRVTLITTVQAVQDPKSYLLRLAHVPGVVTHLVKTTGAPFVVVDGRAALSGPGLAQQGATTRSVRPELLNQWAAQIMQRRPTAPVDLVKLRYLKAP; encoded by the coding sequence GTGAAGCGGCTGGCTCTCTTCGTCCTGCTTTCTGGGCATGCAGGTGCCAGTGCGCCGGCAGACCTGATTCAGGCGGCGCAGGTGCAGGTGGTGGCCTTTTTGCCCCAGGTGCAGAGCTACGACGTCAGTGAGGCGCTGCGGCAGGTGGCGCTTCGGGGCCGCCGGGTCACACTGATCACAACGGTGCAGGCGGTGCAGGACCCGAAAAGCTATCTGTTGCGGCTGGCGCATGTGCCAGGTGTCGTCACGCATCTGGTCAAGACCACCGGTGCGCCGTTCGTGGTGGTCGACGGCCGGGCGGCCCTGTCCGGCCCAGGACTGGCCCAGCAGGGGGCCACCACACGCAGCGTGCGTCCCGAGCTGCTGAATCAGTGGGCCGCACAGATCATGCAGCGCAGGCCCACGGCGCCCGTCGACCTGGTGAAATTGCGGTATCTCAAAGCCCCGTAG